A stretch of DNA from Trichocoleus sp.:
AGCGATCGAACCAACTGGTGGAATCTATATCGCTATCAGGATGGGAAAACGGAAGCGATTTGTCCGAAGGATGCAGAGTTTGGCTTGCCGCTCTGGGTGTTTGGCATGACGACTTACGGCTTTGAGTCCGCAGAAAGTTTGATTTGTACCTATGTTGAGGAAGGAATTCAGTATCTAGCGCGGCTGAACACCCAAACACTGGAACTAACAACGATTGAAACACCTTATTCCAGTATTGGCGGTTTACAGGTGACATCGGGCATTGCTGCCTTTGTGGGTGGCTCTGCAATCGCTCCTAGTGCGATCGTCCGTCTAGACCTGACAACTGGACAAACCGAAGCCCTGCGCTACTCCAGCACCCTGAAAATTGATGCAGACTATCTCTCTGTACCGCAGACGATCGAGTTTCCGACTGAAAACGGCAAGACGGCTTTTGGCTTTTTCTATGCACCGCAAAACAAAGACTTTCAGGCTCCCACAGGCGATAAACCGCCGCTTTTGGTGAAAAGTCATGGTGGACCCACTGCTGCCACTTCAGCCAGTTTCAGCCCCAGTATTCAATACTGGACGAGTCGAGGCATTGCAATTCTAGATGTGAATTATGGCGGCAGCACGGGATATGGACGCGAATACCGGGAACGGCTGAAAGGAAACTGGGGCATCGTTGATGTGGACGACTGCGTGAATGGTGCGAAGTATTTAGCAGAACAAGGTTTAGTAGATAGCGATCGGCTTTGCATTGATGGGGGTAGTGCTGGCGGTTACACAACATTAGCCGCACTGACGTTTCGCGATACTTTCAAAGCAGGCGCGAGTTTCTATGGTGTCAGCGATCTGGAAGCCCTTGCCAAAGATACCCACAAGTTTGAATCGCGCTATCTGGACGGACTCATTGGCGCATACCCAGAGCAAATCGAGATCTATACGGCTCGATCGCCCATTCATGCAGTCGATCGGTTGTCCTGTCCAGTGATC
This window harbors:
- a CDS encoding S9 family peptidase; the encoded protein is MQVAPYGSWKSPITSDLIVAGSIRLGEIRLDGQNIYWSEGRPTEGGRNAIVCRTAAGETIDLAPMPLNARTRVHEYGGGAYMVAEGTVYFSNFADQRLYRQTSGSDPEPLTPEAPLRYADAILDKTRNRLICVREDHREEGHEPINTIATVPFNGGEAQVLVSGSDFYAFPRLSPDGSQLAWICWNHPNMPWDGTELWVAAVQADGSLSEPQKIAGGLTESIFQPEWSPDGTLYFVSDRTNWWNLYRYQDGKTEAICPKDAEFGLPLWVFGMTTYGFESAESLICTYVEEGIQYLARLNTQTLELTTIETPYSSIGGLQVTSGIAAFVGGSAIAPSAIVRLDLTTGQTEALRYSSTLKIDADYLSVPQTIEFPTENGKTAFGFFYAPQNKDFQAPTGDKPPLLVKSHGGPTAATSASFSPSIQYWTSRGIAILDVNYGGSTGYGREYRERLKGNWGIVDVDDCVNGAKYLAEQGLVDSDRLCIDGGSAGGYTTLAALTFRDTFKAGASFYGVSDLEALAKDTHKFESRYLDGLIGAYPEQIEIYTARSPIHAVDRLSCPVIFFQGDEDKIVPPNQAEMMVDALKAKGLPVAYVLFEGEQHGFRKAENIKRTLDGELYFYSRVFNFSLADAIEPVAIENL